The Mesomycoplasma ovipneumoniae genome window below encodes:
- a CDS encoding MAGa7180 family putative nuclease, producing the protein MYTNRKFYNKKEYFIDHEKQVLILDPAFHEKLLNKKFAFNTGFKKIGGTLIGEVLGLDSFSSPFRAFVKISKLDMPILDTKYIDAGVAIEPLVIKAISEKLDLEIETFPPEKYNYDYFSEDPIIGGIPDGFIKKSNIIIEIKTTGLKNFERWGKKGENLPQKYIKQAQLYAFLKNAEKYSIVATFLEQDDYENPKEFPIKKRHIKSYTFDVNESQVMDDIEKIKKWYNFYTKLGISPNFDPIVDAQILEYLSCENEQQWKQLWEKWTDSISKQNKKI; encoded by the coding sequence ATGTATACAAATCGTAAATTTTACAATAAAAAAGAATATTTTATTGACCATGAAAAACAGGTTTTAATTCTTGATCCTGCTTTTCATGAAAAATTACTTAACAAAAAGTTTGCTTTTAACACCGGTTTTAAAAAAATTGGTGGAACTTTAATTGGAGAAGTGCTTGGACTGGATAGTTTTAGTTCGCCATTTCGAGCTTTTGTCAAAATTTCAAAATTGGATATGCCAATTTTAGACACTAAATATATAGATGCCGGAGTTGCAATTGAACCTCTTGTCATTAAAGCTATTTCTGAAAAATTAGATCTAGAAATTGAAACTTTTCCTCCTGAAAAATATAATTATGATTATTTTAGCGAAGATCCAATTATAGGCGGAATTCCTGATGGTTTTATCAAAAAAAGCAATATAATAATCGAAATTAAAACAACCGGTCTGAAAAATTTTGAAAGGTGAGGCAAAAAAGGCGAAAATTTACCGCAAAAATACATAAAACAAGCCCAATTATATGCATTTTTAAAAAATGCCGAAAAATATTCAATTGTAGCAACATTTTTAGAGCAAGATGACTACGAAAATCCCAAAGAATTTCCTATAAAAAAAAGACATATAAAATCTTATACTTTTGATGTTAATGAATCTCAAGTTATGGATGATATAGAAAAAATTAAAAAATGGTATAATTTTTATACAAAGTTAGGTATTTCGCCAAATTTTGATCCTATAGTTGATGCTCAAATTCTTGAGTATTTAAGTTGTGAAAATGAACAACAGTGAAAACAACTTTGAGAAAAATGAACAGATTCAATATCTAAACAAAATAAAAAAATATAA
- a CDS encoding Hsp33 family molecular chaperone HslO, which yields MSSYSKIYLHKNILIVVSEMTEIVNKAINIHKLSNISSLILASFINVFGPLPTLIKEKTAGFSVKINSENVESLVLETNKQGQIRASFSANSFEIPANVFKNYNTNQLVSSYIGNYGFLKINQFTKKTNYSGQIKLQKGDFITDLAFYFHQSQQINSVVKNLIELDENAKITKAQSLIIQLLPNHSQEELQEVESWLENEKMADFMSFFSSFNQVDFQKWDYICNCKKANFEANLKLLSQEDVDFLIEKYKKIEFKCNFCSNSKKFDKKDWLMANKPFSIATVESLTGGALAAEIVKKPGASKFFAGGLVCYQNEIKEKIGIDTKNGVTNAKTALKMAKYGLDFFQTKYAIALTGNAGPTVQDGKLGQVFIAINDEVWELNFTGSRSEIIQASLDFAIKKIKEISKNSIKIF from the coding sequence ATGTCATCATATTCTAAAATTTATTTGCACAAAAATATTCTAATAGTTGTCTCAGAGATGACTGAAATTGTTAATAAAGCGATTAATATTCACAAGTTAAGCAATATTAGTTCGCTTATTTTAGCAAGTTTTATTAATGTTTTTGGACCACTTCCAACTTTGATTAAGGAAAAAACAGCTGGATTTTCTGTTAAAATTAATTCTGAGAATGTTGAATCATTAGTTCTTGAAACAAATAAGCAAGGCCAAATTCGCGCTAGTTTTTCAGCAAATAGTTTTGAAATTCCGGCTAATGTTTTCAAAAATTACAACACAAACCAACTTGTAAGTTCATATATTGGAAATTATGGTTTTTTAAAAATTAACCAATTTACAAAAAAAACTAATTATTCAGGTCAGATCAAACTTCAAAAAGGTGATTTTATAACAGATTTAGCGTTTTATTTTCACCAATCTCAGCAAATTAATTCAGTAGTAAAAAATTTAATTGAACTTGATGAAAATGCAAAAATAACAAAAGCCCAATCCTTAATTATTCAGCTTTTACCTAATCATTCTCAAGAAGAATTACAAGAAGTAGAATCTTGACTAGAAAATGAAAAAATGGCGGATTTTATGAGCTTTTTTTCAAGTTTTAATCAGGTTGATTTCCAAAAATGGGATTATATTTGTAACTGTAAAAAGGCAAATTTTGAAGCAAATTTAAAACTTTTAAGTCAAGAAGATGTTGATTTTTTAATTGAAAAATATAAAAAAATTGAATTTAAATGTAATTTTTGTTCAAATAGTAAAAAATTTGATAAAAAGGACTGATTAATGGCCAATAAACCATTTAGCATCGCTACAGTTGAATCTTTAACTGGAGGCGCCCTTGCTGCTGAAATTGTAAAAAAGCCCGGTGCAAGTAAATTTTTTGCCGGTGGACTTGTTTGTTACCAAAACGAAATTAAGGAAAAAATTGGTATTGATACAAAAAATGGTGTAACTAATGCAAAAACAGCCCTAAAAATGGCCAAATACGGCCTTGATTTTTTTCAAACTAAATACGCAATCGCCTTGACCGGAAATGCCGGCCCTACAGTTCAAGATGGCAAGCTAGGACAAGTATTTATTGCCATCAATGATGAAGTCTGAGAGCTGAATTTTACCGGAAGTAGATCTGAAATCATACAAGCAAGTTTAGATTTTGCCATTAAAAAAATAAAAGAAATTTCAAAAAACAGCATAAAAATTTTCTAA